In a genomic window of Dyadobacter fermentans DSM 18053:
- a CDS encoding Gfo/Idh/MocA family protein — protein sequence MAGVALAGSTLPTFAILNPNRAFAGVNADTLKVGLIGCGGRGSGAANQALKADPNVVLWAMGDIFKDKLDSSLENLTKVHGQKVKVDEGRKFVGFDAFKKVLDSGVDVVLLATPPHFRPEHLTAAVNAGKHVFCEKPVAVDAPGVRKVLDAAKLAKQKNVSLMSGFCWRYHEPKRASFARILDGAVGDITAIYNTYDTGTLWSFPRVAGWTDAEYVLRNWTYYTWLAGDHIVEQAVHSIDMMAWAMGGKLPVSAVGTGGRQVRTDSLFGNIFDHFSVVYDYDNGVKGFHHSRQQANCENSYLVQTLGTKGQAMVNCARNVHEITGANPWKYDGPQNDMYQTEHNELFASIRSGKLINDGEFMAHSTLTAIMGRMAAYTGKRVTWNDALNSTEKLGPDTYSFDMKPPVVEVAKPGITAFS from the coding sequence ATGGCGGGAGTAGCATTGGCAGGTAGCACACTACCAACCTTTGCGATCCTGAACCCCAATCGCGCCTTCGCGGGCGTGAACGCTGATACCCTGAAAGTAGGGTTGATCGGTTGCGGCGGCCGTGGTTCCGGCGCAGCTAACCAGGCTTTGAAAGCTGACCCTAACGTAGTACTGTGGGCTATGGGTGACATTTTCAAAGACAAACTGGACTCGTCGCTTGAAAACCTTACGAAAGTGCACGGTCAGAAAGTGAAAGTGGATGAAGGTCGCAAGTTTGTGGGTTTCGACGCTTTCAAGAAAGTGTTGGATTCGGGTGTGGATGTAGTACTGCTCGCAACGCCTCCTCACTTCCGGCCCGAGCATTTGACGGCGGCTGTCAATGCAGGTAAGCACGTTTTCTGTGAAAAACCGGTGGCGGTGGACGCTCCGGGTGTGCGCAAAGTGCTCGACGCGGCGAAACTGGCCAAGCAAAAGAATGTGTCCCTGATGTCGGGCTTCTGCTGGCGCTACCACGAGCCGAAACGCGCGAGCTTCGCACGGATCCTCGACGGCGCAGTCGGCGACATTACGGCGATTTATAACACTTACGATACCGGTACATTGTGGTCGTTCCCACGCGTGGCCGGCTGGACGGACGCTGAATACGTGCTCCGTAACTGGACTTACTACACCTGGCTCGCCGGCGACCACATCGTAGAGCAAGCCGTGCACAGCATCGATATGATGGCCTGGGCAATGGGCGGCAAGCTGCCTGTTTCGGCAGTAGGAACCGGCGGCCGTCAGGTGCGCACCGACTCACTGTTCGGCAACATTTTCGACCACTTCTCGGTCGTTTACGATTACGATAATGGTGTGAAAGGCTTCCACCACTCACGCCAGCAGGCCAACTGCGAAAACAGCTATTTGGTACAAACATTAGGAACCAAAGGGCAGGCAATGGTAAACTGTGCCCGTAACGTGCACGAAATCACCGGTGCTAACCCGTGGAAATACGACGGCCCGCAAAACGATATGTACCAGACAGAACACAACGAACTGTTTGCGTCTATCCGCAGCGGCAAGCTCATCAACGACGGCGAATTCATGGCGCACAGCACATTAACCGCCATCATGGGTAGAATGGCTGCCTACACAGGCAAGCGCGTAACCTGGAACGATGCATTGAACTCCACCGAGAAGCTGGGACCAGATACTTACAGCTTTGACATGAAACCACCGGTTGTAGAGGTGGCTAAGCCAGGTATCACTGCATTCTCCTGA
- a CDS encoding Na+/H+ antiporter, whose translation MILENLLLIISLLFVVSMLTMLSEKIGISYPIFLVIAGLLISFVPGMPHLQLEPDWVFLIFLPPLLYEAAWNTSWKDFWASRRAIGLLSIGLVVFTATAVAYITHALIPGFTLAMGFVLGGIISPPDAVAATSVLHGLKVPKRVVTILEGESLVNDASSLIVFRVALATIETGNFVLWKAGADFLMVAVMGVVIGLAIAHVLYVVHRFFPTTPSIDTALTFISPYLMYITAEHFHYSGVLAVVSGGLFLSFRAHELFTYQSRMQTNYVWQTVVFLLNGIVFILIGLQLPEVINGLNEYTTSEVVSYAVIISIVTILIRIIWVFPGTYLPRILSKSVRQREPKPSWQTVFIVAWSGMRGVVSLASALAIPLLVNGQPFPHRNLFLFITFVVILFTLVFQGLSLPYLIKWLKIEDDDDSLEKENAMMNSRLATVSLDYMKSNYDGEIQDFEPFRLLKERYEKIVEMADYKLLHSEDNKSISHVRKYRRMLLEIIDVKREEILKLRQERACSNELIRTKEHELDLEEARLRRSP comes from the coding sequence ATGATCCTCGAGAATTTACTGCTCATTATTTCACTCCTCTTTGTGGTGTCGATGCTGACAATGCTGAGCGAAAAGATCGGGATTTCCTACCCTATTTTCCTCGTTATAGCCGGCCTGCTGATCAGCTTTGTTCCCGGGATGCCGCATTTGCAGCTCGAACCCGACTGGGTGTTTCTCATCTTCCTGCCGCCGCTGCTTTACGAAGCTGCCTGGAACACTTCGTGGAAGGATTTCTGGGCGTCGCGGCGGGCGATCGGCCTGCTGTCCATCGGGCTGGTCGTGTTCACGGCCACGGCAGTTGCCTACATTACGCACGCGCTCATTCCGGGCTTCACGCTGGCAATGGGCTTCGTGCTTGGCGGCATTATCTCCCCTCCCGACGCCGTGGCTGCCACCTCGGTGCTGCACGGCCTGAAAGTCCCCAAACGGGTGGTGACCATCCTCGAAGGCGAGAGTCTCGTAAACGACGCATCGTCGCTGATCGTATTCCGCGTTGCCCTCGCAACGATCGAAACCGGCAACTTTGTCCTCTGGAAAGCCGGGGCCGATTTCTTGATGGTCGCAGTGATGGGGGTCGTCATCGGCCTGGCGATCGCGCACGTACTCTACGTGGTACACCGCTTTTTCCCCACAACACCCAGCATCGACACCGCGCTTACATTCATTTCACCTTACCTGATGTACATCACCGCCGAGCATTTTCACTATTCGGGTGTGCTTGCCGTGGTGAGCGGCGGCTTGTTTCTGAGCTTCCGGGCCCACGAGTTGTTCACGTACCAGTCGCGGATGCAGACCAACTACGTTTGGCAAACGGTGGTCTTCCTGTTGAACGGCATTGTATTCATCCTCATTGGCCTGCAATTGCCCGAGGTGATCAACGGGCTCAACGAGTACACCACGAGCGAAGTGGTGAGTTACGCGGTCATTATCAGCATTGTTACCATTCTCATCCGCATCATCTGGGTTTTTCCCGGAACTTACCTGCCCAGGATTCTTTCCAAATCGGTGCGCCAGAGAGAGCCGAAACCCAGCTGGCAAACCGTCTTCATCGTCGCATGGAGCGGAATGCGCGGGGTGGTATCGCTGGCGTCCGCATTGGCCATACCGCTGCTCGTGAATGGCCAGCCGTTCCCGCACCGCAACCTGTTCCTGTTTATCACGTTTGTGGTGATCCTTTTTACGCTGGTGTTCCAGGGGCTGAGCCTGCCGTACTTAATCAAATGGCTGAAAATCGAAGACGATGATGATAGTCTGGAAAAAGAGAATGCCATGATGAACTCCCGCCTGGCAACGGTGAGCCTGGACTATATGAAATCCAATTACGACGGCGAAATACAGGATTTCGAGCCGTTCAGGCTGCTGAAAGAGCGATATGAGAAAATCGTGGAGATGGCCGACTACAAACTGCTGCATTCAGAGGATAACAAATCGATCAGCCACGTGCGCAAATACCGCCGGATGCTCCTGGAAATTATTGATGTAAAAAGAGAGGAAATCCTGAAACTGAGGCAGGAAAGAGCTTGCTCCAACGAGCTGATCCGAACGAAGGAACACGAACTCGATCTCGAAGAAGCAAGGCTCCGTAGGTCACCCTGA
- a CDS encoding S8 family serine peptidase has product MPLMKRLLLLALVCMPWVLSASPKYWIYLKNKDLTASPAVSPLTLENRQKLGLVLSDETDLPVNKAYETALRGHSVNIINRSKWLNAVSANLTSEQAMKVRELDFVADVVMIDPGFYIAKTQPIEKAQMAPVMSQVQANAFLKENITAKDVTIGVIDAGFYGADSSLSLSQVFSNNRVLGIRDYVKPGRPGDLLFSTAESFSDMHGTEVLAAIAGIDHQDQVQYGMATNAKFYLARTDYSMREYRGEEDNWIAAMEWMDSLGVRLINTSLGYAKGFSDPRENYQPAQMDGKTSAISKAAQIASDKKGIMIIVSAGNEGDDKSWGIVSAPADAKGVLSVGATNGKLWNRIGYSSTGPEFLSYVKPNVSCFSLYGTSLSAPVITGFAACLLQANPQLSNKELISLIEKSSHLYPYGNNFVGYGVPQASRALALAKAPYLPNNSKLITAKGRSCEVDVTSQDAIVAIYRKKNEKDVIAQQVAKVQNGKVSLKRQNNERFTTIDLRDYVVEVEWN; this is encoded by the coding sequence ATGCCGTTGATGAAAAGACTGCTTTTGCTTGCGCTCGTGTGTATGCCGTGGGTGTTGTCAGCAAGCCCGAAATATTGGATTTATCTGAAAAATAAAGACCTGACTGCCAGCCCGGCCGTTTCGCCGCTGACGCTGGAAAACCGGCAGAAACTGGGGCTCGTCCTTTCAGATGAAACCGATTTGCCGGTCAATAAAGCCTACGAAACCGCATTGCGCGGGCATTCGGTGAATATCATCAACCGCTCCAAATGGCTGAATGCAGTTTCCGCCAACCTCACGAGCGAACAGGCCATGAAAGTGCGCGAACTGGATTTTGTGGCCGACGTGGTAATGATCGACCCCGGTTTTTACATAGCGAAAACCCAGCCCATCGAAAAAGCGCAAATGGCGCCCGTGATGTCGCAGGTGCAGGCTAATGCATTCTTAAAGGAAAATATTACCGCCAAAGACGTTACGATCGGTGTAATCGACGCGGGTTTCTATGGCGCGGATTCGTCCCTTTCGCTTTCGCAGGTTTTTTCCAATAATAGGGTCCTGGGTATCCGTGATTACGTGAAGCCAGGTCGTCCCGGCGACTTGCTGTTCAGCACCGCGGAGTCGTTCTCCGATATGCACGGCACTGAAGTGCTTGCCGCCATTGCCGGCATCGATCACCAGGACCAGGTGCAGTACGGAATGGCCACCAATGCGAAATTCTACCTCGCCCGCACGGATTATTCCATGCGCGAATACCGCGGCGAAGAAGATAACTGGATCGCCGCAATGGAATGGATGGATAGCCTTGGTGTGCGCCTGATCAATACTTCATTAGGTTATGCCAAAGGTTTCTCGGACCCGCGAGAGAATTACCAGCCGGCACAAATGGATGGCAAAACGAGCGCTATCAGCAAAGCCGCGCAGATCGCTTCCGACAAAAAGGGCATTATGATCATCGTTTCCGCCGGAAATGAAGGCGACGATAAGAGCTGGGGCATTGTGTCGGCGCCTGCCGATGCGAAAGGAGTCCTGTCGGTAGGAGCTACCAATGGAAAGCTGTGGAACCGGATCGGTTACAGCAGCACCGGACCGGAGTTTTTGTCTTATGTAAAACCCAATGTTTCCTGCTTTTCGCTTTACGGAACGTCGCTTTCCGCGCCCGTAATCACCGGGTTTGCGGCGTGCCTGCTGCAAGCTAATCCGCAGCTTTCGAACAAGGAGCTCATTTCGCTGATCGAAAAATCCTCGCATTTGTACCCTTATGGCAATAATTTTGTGGGCTACGGCGTGCCGCAGGCCTCCCGCGCACTTGCACTCGCGAAGGCGCCCTATTTACCTAACAACTCCAAGCTCATCACGGCCAAAGGACGCAGCTGCGAGGTGGACGTGACCAGCCAGGACGCTATAGTGGCCATTTACCGCAAAAAGAACGAAAAGGACGTCATCGCGCAGCAGGTAGCCAAAGTGCAGAACGGCAAGGTGTCGCTGAAACGCCAGAATAACGAAAGGTTCACGACCATCGACCTTCGTGATTACGTAGTGGAAGTGGAGTGGAATTGA
- a CDS encoding TatD family hydrolase — protein sequence MCLNHNELAQNPSHFEDSEEANQAPAHRDIAWNDYKDLIKGMRFFDPHIHMVSRTTDDYQAMNQAGIVALIEPAFWVGQPRTGLSTFKDYYSSLVGWERFRSSQFGIKHYCTMGLNSREANNEPLAEQVMEILPLYIYKEGVVGVGEIGFDDQTPAEEKYYRLQLELAKEAKLPVQIHTPHRDKKKGTERSMAIALEHGIDPSWVIVDHNNEETVKSVLDQGFYAAFTIYPFTKMGNERMVKVVEQYGPERIMINSAADWGISDPLAIPKTAALMKMRGIPDETIRLVTYQNAIDAFGQSGQIDVTDFESGYAVDQTEKFHGNSILRGGQQPAPVKDFLVIN from the coding sequence ATGTGCCTCAATCATAACGAATTAGCTCAAAATCCTTCGCATTTCGAAGACAGCGAAGAAGCCAACCAGGCCCCTGCGCACCGCGACATTGCCTGGAACGACTACAAAGACCTCATCAAAGGAATGCGGTTTTTCGACCCACACATCCACATGGTGTCCCGCACGACGGACGATTACCAGGCCATGAACCAGGCCGGTATCGTGGCGCTCATCGAACCCGCATTCTGGGTAGGGCAGCCGCGCACGGGGTTGTCCACATTCAAAGATTATTATAGCAGTCTGGTAGGATGGGAACGCTTCCGTTCCTCGCAGTTTGGCATAAAACACTACTGCACGATGGGCCTGAACTCCCGCGAGGCCAACAACGAGCCGCTAGCGGAGCAGGTAATGGAAATCCTGCCATTGTATATTTATAAAGAAGGCGTGGTAGGCGTGGGCGAGATCGGTTTCGACGACCAGACGCCCGCAGAGGAAAAGTACTACCGCCTCCAACTCGAACTCGCGAAAGAAGCGAAACTGCCCGTGCAGATCCACACGCCGCACCGCGACAAGAAGAAAGGCACCGAGCGCAGCATGGCCATTGCATTGGAACACGGCATCGACCCGTCGTGGGTGATTGTGGACCATAACAATGAGGAAACCGTGAAAAGCGTGCTTGATCAGGGATTTTATGCGGCATTTACCATTTATCCATTTACCAAAATGGGCAACGAACGAATGGTGAAGGTCGTGGAACAATACGGCCCGGAGCGTATTATGATCAACTCCGCTGCCGACTGGGGCATTTCCGATCCGCTCGCGATCCCGAAAACGGCCGCATTGATGAAAATGCGCGGTATTCCGGACGAAACCATCCGGCTCGTGACTTATCAGAATGCCATTGATGCATTCGGCCAAAGCGGGCAGATCGACGTGACCGATTTCGAATCGGGGTACGCGGTGGACCAGACGGAAAAATTCCATGGTAACAGCATTCTGCGGGGTGGCCAGCAACCTGCTCCGGTGAAGGACTTTTTAGTGATCAATTAA
- a CDS encoding DUF5618 family protein codes for MAKQELSAREAVTEAKCYLNNAKEILREKGAKTEGYYRDSKYVKMAGDTAYSGVLFVLDHYFGEKAKGRKDVDWYRINLSKEDRKMLDSFTAVYEQLHL; via the coding sequence ATGGCTAAACAAGAACTCTCCGCGCGGGAAGCTGTCACTGAGGCTAAGTGCTACCTAAACAATGCGAAGGAAATCCTGCGCGAAAAGGGAGCGAAAACAGAAGGGTATTATCGGGACTCCAAATATGTAAAAATGGCCGGGGATACCGCTTATTCCGGTGTGTTATTTGTTTTGGACCATTATTTCGGCGAGAAAGCGAAGGGCCGCAAGGATGTAGATTGGTACAGAATAAATCTTTCGAAAGAGGATCGAAAAATGCTCGACTCCTTCACTGCCGTTTACGAACAGTTGCACCTGTGA
- a CDS encoding aminopeptidase P family protein: protein MRYSPIDQKLFIENRRRLTTLLKPRSLAILNANDIMPTNADGTMGFKQNSDLFYLTGVDQEETILLIFPDHPDPKFREVLFLRETNETIAVWEGEKLTKEQARAATGIQSIYWTHQYETVFGNIVFEAENVYLNTNEHTRNDSYVQSRDARFIECFKKQYPLHHLVRLAPLMHQLRAVKQPEEIALLQKACDITKQGFERVLKFVKPGVHEFEIEAELLHEFVRNRSKGFSYQPIIASGANACVLHYIQNDQVCKDGDILLLDVAAEYANYGADLTRSIPVNGRFTKRQRDVYDAVLRVFKAAKGLLVPGNIWDEYHQEIGRIMESELIGLGLITRDDIAKQDPDTPAYKKYFPHGTSHFLGLDIHDVGNKYRRFEPGMVFTCEPGIYIREEGLGIRLENDILITENGNVDLMADIPLEAEAIEEWMNGK from the coding sequence ATGCGATATTCCCCCATCGACCAAAAACTATTTATTGAAAACAGACGCCGTTTAACGACATTACTCAAACCTAGATCCCTGGCCATACTCAATGCAAACGACATTATGCCAACCAACGCAGACGGCACAATGGGTTTCAAACAAAACAGCGATTTGTTCTACCTCACGGGTGTCGACCAGGAGGAAACGATCCTGCTCATCTTCCCCGACCACCCCGATCCGAAGTTCCGCGAAGTCCTTTTCCTCCGCGAAACGAACGAAACCATCGCCGTTTGGGAAGGCGAAAAACTCACCAAGGAACAGGCCCGCGCCGCCACTGGCATTCAAAGCATTTACTGGACGCACCAATACGAAACCGTTTTCGGCAACATCGTTTTTGAGGCTGAAAACGTGTATTTGAACACCAACGAACACACCCGCAACGATTCTTATGTACAGTCACGCGATGCGCGGTTTATTGAGTGTTTCAAAAAACAATATCCGCTGCACCACCTCGTGCGCCTGGCGCCGCTCATGCACCAGCTCCGCGCCGTGAAGCAGCCGGAGGAAATTGCATTGCTGCAAAAGGCTTGCGACATTACGAAACAGGGTTTCGAAAGAGTATTGAAATTCGTGAAACCCGGCGTGCACGAATTCGAGATAGAAGCCGAACTGCTCCACGAGTTTGTCCGCAACCGTTCGAAAGGTTTCTCCTACCAGCCGATCATTGCTTCGGGCGCAAATGCGTGCGTGCTGCATTACATCCAAAACGACCAGGTTTGCAAGGACGGTGACATCCTGCTCCTCGATGTAGCCGCTGAATACGCCAACTATGGCGCCGACCTTACCCGCAGCATCCCGGTGAACGGCCGCTTCACCAAGCGCCAGCGCGATGTGTACGACGCCGTTCTGCGTGTTTTCAAAGCGGCCAAAGGCCTGCTTGTGCCAGGCAACATCTGGGACGAATACCACCAGGAAATCGGCCGCATCATGGAAAGCGAGCTCATCGGCCTCGGCCTGATCACCCGGGATGACATTGCCAAACAAGACCCCGATACGCCGGCCTACAAGAAATATTTCCCGCACGGCACGTCGCATTTCCTGGGCCTCGACATCCACGACGTCGGCAATAAATACCGCCGCTTCGAACCCGGCATGGTCTTCACCTGCGAGCCGGGCATCTACATTCGCGAGGAAGGATTGGGCATCCGGTTGGAGAATGATATTCTAATTACGGAGAATGGGAATGTGGATTTAATGGCAGATATCCCATTGGAGGCCGAGGCGATTGAGGAGTGGATGAATGGTAAGTGA
- a CDS encoding DUF5618 family protein, with protein MIKKQELSAQEAVIEAKRYLNNAKDILRDKGGKEDGFYQDSKYVKMAGHTAYSGVLFALDHYFGKKTKGRKDVDWYKSNLAQQDKKILNTFVSVYEQLHLVMAYDGVGDAEVVKLGFQRAEIIIDWVERRLAA; from the coding sequence ATGATTAAAAAACAAGAACTCTCCGCGCAGGAAGCTGTCATCGAGGCAAAACGCTATTTGAACAATGCAAAGGACATCCTTCGCGACAAAGGGGGCAAGGAAGATGGCTTCTACCAGGATTCCAAGTATGTGAAAATGGCCGGGCATACTGCTTATTCCGGGGTACTTTTTGCGCTGGACCATTATTTCGGCAAGAAAACGAAAGGCCGGAAGGATGTGGATTGGTACAAGTCTAACCTGGCGCAACAAGACAAGAAAATATTGAACACATTCGTATCCGTTTACGAGCAATTGCACCTCGTGATGGCATACGATGGTGTGGGAGATGCCGAGGTCGTGAAGCTAGGCTTTCAACGAGCGGAGATAATTATAGATTGGGTAGAGCGGCGTTTAGCGGCCTGA
- a CDS encoding MgtC/SapB family protein: MEILPEDILKLLISFTLGAIIGAEREYRSKSAGLRTLILICMGSTLFTILSIKISSDAGRIAANIVTGIGFIGAGIIFRENNRVVGITTAAIVWVTAAVGMGIGAGFYEVTVMCFVISGMTLVILAPVQKFIRRKSQIRNYRIMCVYQRKTLKTYENLFKDYDLKILRGEQSRIGTHITGNWTLQGSERMHEKLTHHLLNDADILEFDF, translated from the coding sequence ATGGAAATTCTGCCCGAAGACATTTTAAAACTCCTCATATCCTTTACCCTCGGCGCGATCATCGGCGCGGAGCGCGAGTACCGAAGCAAATCTGCCGGCTTACGCACGCTGATTTTGATTTGCATGGGCTCAACTTTGTTTACCATTCTTTCCATTAAGATCAGTTCCGACGCCGGGCGTATCGCGGCGAATATCGTGACGGGCATCGGTTTTATCGGCGCGGGGATCATTTTCCGGGAGAATAACCGCGTCGTAGGGATTACAACAGCGGCGATCGTGTGGGTGACGGCGGCCGTGGGAATGGGCATCGGGGCCGGGTTTTATGAGGTAACCGTTATGTGCTTCGTCATTTCGGGGATGACGCTCGTGATCCTGGCGCCTGTGCAGAAATTCATACGGCGCAAAAGCCAGATCCGCAATTACCGGATCATGTGCGTGTACCAGCGCAAGACATTGAAAACGTATGAAAACCTCTTCAAAGACTACGACCTAAAAATCCTGCGCGGCGAGCAAAGCCGCATCGGGACGCACATTACCGGCAACTGGACCCTCCAAGGCTCCGAGCGCATGCACGAAAAACTGACCCACCACCTGCTGAACGATGCCGATATTCTCGAATTCGATTTTTAA
- the eboC gene encoding UbiA-like protein EboC (EboC, a homolog the polyprenyltransferase UbiA, belongs to system of proteins involved in the trafficking of precursor metabolites to an extracytoplasmic compartment so that the biosynthesis of certain natural products, such as scytonemin, can be completed.), with protein sequence MAALKPYLQLTRPANLVTAIADILAGMAIAQFTFSDFSPALLVLSTLGLYGGGVVMNDVFDAKLDSVERPERPIPSGKVPLAQAAAMGISLLLLGIIAAAAYNLQSGMIAVVVAMLTILYNRFAKHHVFFGPLVMGMCRGGNLILGMSVLPESLQQWAFIAIFPIMYIGAITLISQDEVHGGKRRTLYIAAFLYLAVLAAQLIIAHGKGNLLFTIPFILLHAWFIFRPLWNAMQNPIGPLIGKAVKAGVISLIVMNASWCATFGLLPIAIAVLALLPLSMYLAKAFAVT encoded by the coding sequence GTGGCCGCACTCAAACCTTATTTGCAGCTCACCCGCCCGGCCAACCTGGTAACCGCCATCGCGGACATCCTGGCCGGTATGGCGATCGCGCAGTTTACATTTTCGGATTTTTCACCGGCATTGCTCGTGCTTTCCACGCTCGGCCTGTATGGCGGCGGGGTAGTGATGAATGATGTTTTTGATGCCAAACTGGATTCAGTAGAGCGACCGGAGCGGCCTATTCCAAGCGGTAAGGTGCCTCTGGCGCAGGCTGCTGCAATGGGCATTTCGCTGTTGCTGCTGGGCATTATCGCGGCAGCGGCCTACAACCTGCAAAGCGGCATGATCGCTGTGGTGGTAGCGATGCTCACCATTTTGTATAATCGATTTGCCAAACACCACGTGTTCTTCGGTCCGCTCGTGATGGGCATGTGCCGGGGCGGTAACCTTATCCTCGGCATGAGCGTACTACCCGAATCGTTGCAGCAATGGGCGTTCATCGCCATTTTCCCGATCATGTACATTGGCGCCATTACGCTCATCAGCCAGGACGAGGTGCATGGCGGCAAGAGGCGTACATTATATATAGCCGCATTTCTCTACCTGGCTGTGCTTGCGGCGCAGCTCATCATTGCGCATGGAAAGGGTAATTTGCTGTTTACTATTCCGTTTATCCTGCTGCACGCCTGGTTTATTTTCCGGCCGCTTTGGAATGCGATGCAGAATCCCATCGGCCCGCTTATCGGTAAGGCGGTGAAAGCCGGGGTAATCTCGCTGATCGTCATGAATGCTTCCTGGTGTGCAACATTTGGGCTGCTGCCTATTGCCATTGCAGTGCTCGCATTGCTGCCGCTTTCAATGTATTTAGCGAAGGCATTTGCGGTTACTTAA
- a CDS encoding EboA domain-containing protein, whose product MSDIIKQKIWDIIASNTSAAEAGWLQQKVALAPGAVAPIELMTAFVAASRFLSKKIITTSEAEKAALNLEIPGFSVDGWSLVRLGRVWLLTQLDPSDKEEYVKNIETLFDTAEMNELVALYSALPLLSYPDQWLFRATDAVRSNMGFVFDAIALHNPYPEKHFSELAWNQLVLKTIFNDKPIHLIEGLENRTNEKLAVTLSDFAHERWAAGRSVPAQVWRLTGKYLNSALLADMQHLFDSDQEDDRKAAALACGDASLPAANYLLAKYTDLEKSVKSGALTWADLEH is encoded by the coding sequence ATGTCCGATATTATTAAACAAAAGATCTGGGATATCATCGCTTCCAACACGTCGGCTGCCGAGGCCGGGTGGTTGCAGCAAAAAGTAGCCCTCGCGCCGGGCGCCGTTGCGCCGATCGAACTGATGACTGCCTTCGTGGCAGCTTCCCGTTTTTTATCCAAAAAAATCATTACCACCTCCGAAGCCGAAAAGGCCGCATTGAACCTCGAAATTCCCGGGTTTTCAGTCGATGGATGGTCGCTTGTGCGGCTTGGCCGCGTGTGGCTGCTCACGCAGCTTGATCCGTCGGACAAGGAGGAGTATGTTAAAAACATTGAAACGCTGTTCGATACGGCGGAAATGAATGAGCTCGTGGCGCTGTATTCGGCATTGCCGCTGCTTTCCTACCCGGATCAATGGCTCTTCCGGGCGACGGACGCCGTGCGGTCGAATATGGGATTTGTGTTTGATGCGATTGCATTGCATAACCCCTACCCGGAGAAGCATTTCAGCGAGCTTGCCTGGAACCAGCTGGTACTCAAAACGATATTCAACGACAAGCCTATTCATTTGATAGAAGGACTGGAAAACCGTACGAATGAAAAGCTGGCCGTGACGCTTTCCGACTTCGCGCACGAGCGCTGGGCGGCCGGTCGCAGCGTGCCTGCACAGGTGTGGCGGCTTACCGGCAAATACCTGAATTCCGCGTTGCTGGCCGATATGCAGCATTTGTTTGATTCGGACCAAGAGGACGACCGTAAGGCGGCCGCATTGGCCTGCGGCGACGCATCGCTGCCGGCAGCCAATTATTTGTTGGCCAAATATACCGATCTGGAAAAATCAGTAAAATCCGGCGCATTGACCTGGGCCGACCTCGAACATTGA